The genomic window ATTGTTAATTCATTTGTCTCGGAGAGTACGAATGGCTTGTTTGGCTTGAGGAATAGCCTTGTTCTAGGATGGGTTTTGTCCATCATCTCATTGGTTCATCTGAATGGCATGACCTTATCCCTCATATTCAATTGGCATTGTGGCCGTATGGAATGATATGGCAATGGACCAACTCATTCCATTCCTCAAAACAAACAAGAAGGGTAGGTTTAGAATTACTTACCCATTCCTCAGGCTAAACACCTCATAATTAATGTTACACCACTTTCAGTCATTAAGGTTCATTGATTCTATTTTGGATCTAATGTTACTTTTGGTTTTCTTAGACAAATGATGTCAACTGTGCCTTCGATGCAACTCGGAAGTCACAAATGGCGATTGCTTCTGCTGCTGGCAATCATGAAGATGGAATAGATGATCTTTCTTCAGTAAGAACAGTTCTGGATTTTAACTTCCGAAGTGTGAATGATCTGCTAAGACTTGTACGACTTTCGATGGAGTCTATCAGCCGCTGACATGTTCAGAATCCAAGAAATTGCATCCCTTGAACAGGTCCTGTTGTATGTGCAATCCAATTTCTAACATACTTTGTCCTTGATGAGGTAGCATGAGGCTGAATAGTTCAACGGTGGAGAATGCATAGGTCTTCTCATTTGGGCACGCTGGTCAATTTGTACAGAAACTGGTCTCGGAATTCTTCTTCGTTTATTATTTTGGCGCATTCAATTAGTATACATAGCTGCACATCCACTTGGGTGATTCAGTCTTAGTGAGGGAAGCAGCTGAAGATGAACTTTGCACTGCTCAATGTTTGTAATAGTTTGGGCATAGAAGGATGCTCTTCACTGCCTGCAGTTGATAAGCTACTATACATTGTTATCAGGAAAGCAGCTCGCCCTAGAGCATTCTCTTCCTACTAGTTGTAAATTATGTGATTCTCCATCGAAGCTGTCTTACAGTTGAAGAGTCATATCATAGTTTCCTTTGAGCAGTACAATATGAGGTGTTTCCACTTGACAATTTTGATGGTAACTCTCAGTTAAGCACAAATGAGTTTTAGTGCCTTTTTTTAAAGTGCTACTTATTGATGTTTATGTAATCTTGATTCTTGAGCAGGGACAGGACAACAAAGCCAATTAATTGTGCTAACCAAGAAATCAGCGAGCAGTTTTTCTTTTCACCCTTGCCATGATGCCATCACTTCTGGATAAAGTTTATGCAGGTACCTTACTAATATCTAGTTCATTTATTGGATTGTGCGCATCCATGTTTACTTGTGCCTCAGAGTAGCGTCAAATGAATTTTAGTTCTATAATGCTGAATAGGTCTGTTGCTATTTTacaaaatgaaaaatgggctgcAGAGCATTCCCTGATTCTAACAAATGATGACACATTGACATATGGGGCCTTGTGCAATCTTGAGTTAAACCATTTGTTACGTGTTTCCTGTAGCTGAGTAGAAAAATGCCTTGTTTATCCATTTTGACATGTTTGCTACTTGTTTGTAgtaaccttttttttcttttgaatcatgcttcaatgcatgcatgcacaatcAGCTGCCTTAATTATCATGAGTGGTACTTTTAACTTTCACTTGATACTTTGTTGAATATAACTGTTAACTTCATTCTTAGTTCTTTTTCATTATTTGTGAGGAcctttaaattttaaattcgTGATTACCTTTTCTCAAGGCTATAACTTAGTTTTTAAACACTTTTATCTTTTTCCTTGTATTATTGTGTAATCCTTATTTCCAAACAAGTTCACACTCGCTCTATTTGTTTACTTGGAAAGATCTATGGTCATGTGGTCATCTAACTGTAGATGTCGTTTTTAAAGGGATAAACTCAGTGTTACGTGGACACGGACACGGGTGTCAGAATCCGACTTAGACTctggtgtccgattcggcaaagaaaatttggacacacAAATACAACTTGGAATCCGACATGGGTGTCGGAATCCAACTTGGATTCGGGGTGTCCGATTTGGCAAATAAATTTGTTCACGGGTGTCAGGTAACACTGGATAAACTATGTTAGAAGACAAAGATATTGATTTCTTCACTTTCTCTGTGCATGGATGTAAACAGACATCTGTGTTCGGCTGGAGGTGTTATGATGTTAAAAACATAGTAGTGCACTTAACATTGCTACTGGCCACATAAGAGTACATGTGGCATTAGTCAGCTTCACATTGTTTTTGAAATGCgacgaaagaaaaaaaaaaaggttactATTTTGTAGTATTTGACCTATGGTGTCTTTTTTCCTTTCAGGTTTCAAACAAGAAATCACTTGGACCATCAGTCTTCGTATGGATGTTGTACAAAGTTTAATATACAATAGCTAACCCTTTTTCTTGATTATCAATACCACGACTGTCATCAGCAcatgtacatgtgtatatatacactaAAGGCGGAAACATTTGTTGCTTCGTCTGGTGTATGTCTGCCAagcttttagtcttccactATTCAAATTTTGTCAGATTTAGTTGTTTAAGATAGATTGTGTCTAGTACTGAGAATGTGTTGCAGACTGCAAAATTAAGCTCCGTATTCTGTAACTTGTAGCGCAACATGAGTTTCAGTTCATTGAGTAAAGTGATGCTAATTGTTCACCTTATTTTCACTATGTGATCCTATTATGTCGGGTCTGCGGATGTTCATCGAGCCCAGAAGATCATTCTGCTGCAAAATTCAATGGTATTTGTATCCAGCAGTTGAAGGGATGGATTTCACATAGATTTAACATGTAATAacaatctgaactcaccaaatctGAAGGGGTGAATTTTTATAATTCCCTTTTCGCTTTGTAACTAAGGTTGCAGCTGGGGCGGGCCATGCTGCCAACCTGCTGGGCTGACTCACGCTGCAAGCCCGCATAGCGTCGCAATTCAGCACGTGAAACTGGAGCGGCTCTACCATAATTGAAGGGGGTGGGAGAGGGATAGCATATGTGTTCTTTTGGAATTTTCTTGGTCGACTTTGCTGAGATTTTGGCGATCTCGACCTGATTACTTCATTACgggtgtttgtttgtttgtgtgaGAGGATGGAAGGAATTTTCTTGATCGACCTGCGGAGATTTAGCTCTAGTGGCTTTGCACTGCTGCGCTTTGAATTGTACTAGggattgagtttggagtgattGCTTTGTACTCCCTACAGGTAACTACTGGTTGTGATCTCATTGCGCGCATCTTGCCATCGATGAATGAATCGAGCTGCAGTACCAATGCAAGCGTACAGGCAGCAAAGCTGCAGGCAAAGCTCGCGGTGACATTGCGGGCTGCCACAAAAAAGCTTGTATGGCCCGCTGTATTTGCCCGCCTAAAGTTAGCCAACTGGGCTGGGCTAAACGGCTCATGCCAAGGTGATTTTGGCCCAGCCCGAGTCATACCTAGTGGATGCCTCGGCACGGCGTGCTAGCACATGCTGGTCTAGCTACGCACCGTCGTCCCGTCCTATCGTCGCCCCGCCCTATCGTTACCCACGTCGTCGTCTCGCACTGCCCCACCCTAACGCCTCGCCCTGCCAGCATGGCCGACCATACCTTAGCTATACCCGAATCGACCCGATACGACACGGTGCTAGCACGTGAGCTGGCATGACATGATCCAAAAGATTAGTCGAGCCTAACGGATCATGTCTTGACATGTTATACCGAGCTAGCCCGTcgagaaattttagaatttgaCACCCAATTTGCGTGTCTCTCTGAAATTAACACTCAATTCGCGTGCCTTTCAGAATATAACACTAAGCATACGAATTTCTTCAGAATGTGACATCCGCGCCAAAGGGGTTGGCGCGGAGGTGCGAATTTTTCAATTTTGTGTTTCTCTCCACCAGACCGGTCTAATATGCCCATGTGGAGACTTTCGCGCCAAAGAATTCTTTGTCACAGAGGCTTCACAGTCCAGCGTCAGCGATACAAAGAGTTTGGTGGGAGATTGGCTGGGCGAGCTGTCCGCGCCAAAGGATTTGGCGCGGAACTTCCATGCTTCCGCGCCAAAAGGATTGGCACGGGTAATGAACAGTCCACAGGGGTATATTGATCCGACCCGACGGAGAGATACACGAAATTGAGAAATTCGTACCTCCTCGCCAATCTCTTTGACGCGGATGTCACATTCTGAAGAAATTCGTATACTCGGTGTTATATTTTGAAAGGTACGTGAATTAAGTGTTAATTTTAAAGAGGCACACGAATTGGATGTCAAGTTCTGAAATTTCTCTAGCCCGTCAGGCCCAATTGGCCACCTCTGTGCCGGTCTATGACGCTGCATTTTCCAGGGTCAAACAACATTGAAGAACACATGAGTCCATCCGTCACCATCACAGTCAAGAGCATCTTAACATTCACTTAATGCATCGATCaactaataaaaaactaaatcaATTCACTTATATTTTAACACTTTTCTCACATTTTCTCACATGAAGTtcatatatcaaaatagaagtcaactatatattttttttaattatgccGATCAAAACTCAAACTTAAGACTATGAAATAAAATGTAATCAATTCACTGGTACTTCCAAAGAACTGATTCAGATATCAAGTAAGGCCTTCTTCCATCTCCTCTTGCAAACAGTTCTTGAAAAATTTCATCCCCCAGCCTAGCCCCTCAGCGACTCTGAATATCTCCTCCGTGAGCGGGTGCGTCGTGTCGTCCGACGAGAACCTGTGCAGGTGCAGCGAGTCGCCGACGCTGCCGGCGTCCACCCAGCTGAACCCGACCTCTTTCTTGACGCCCCTCTCCCGCATCTGCCGCCTCACCCTCGCCACGCCTCCCCAGTCGCCCTTCTCGGCATAGATGTTGGACAGTAGCACGTACGCCCCGGACTCCGCGGGCTCCGTCTCTGTCAGGACGCCGGCGACCCTCTCGCCGACCTCCGTGTTGCCGTGGATCCTGCAGGCACCCAGCAGGCTCTGCAGGGCCGAGACGCTCGGTCCGGACGGCATCTGCATCATGAGTTCCTCGGCCTCCTCCAGCCTGCCCGCGCGGCCTAACATGTCGACGACGCACGCGTAGTGCTCCGGCCACAGCTCTGCGCCGTGCTCGGCGGTCATGGAGTCGAATATCTCCCGGCCCAAGCTGACAAACCCGCTGTATCGGCAGGCCGTGAGGACAGAGAGCAGAACCACGCCGTCTGGAGCGACGCCGGAGCGTACCATGTCGTTGAAGAGGTTCACGACGGAGTCGTAGTTCCCGTGCTTCGTGTTTGCCGAGATGATTGCTGTCCAGGCAATAAGGCTCCGGCGGACAGTCTCGCCGAACGCCTTCCGGGACTCCTCCAAGCTGCCCCGCTTCGCGTACAAGTCGATGAGAGCGCCAGAGACGTATTCGCTGGTGCCGAGCCCCAGCTTCAGAGTCTGGCAATGGTACATCTGGCCGTAAGCCATGGACACCGTCTCGACCGTGGTCACCGCGCTGAGGACGCTTGCGAACGTGGTCTCGTTGGGTTTCATGCACTTCACCATTGACGAGAAGACCTCAAGAGCGTCCTCGCACTTGTCATTCTGCGCGTAACCTGAGATCAGAGCGTTCCAAGCGATGATCTCCGGATGAGGCGTAAGATTGAAGACCATCCTCGCATCGTCCATGCGCTGAAGCTTCGAGTACATGGTAATGAGGCTGTTCGCCACCACCGCCTTGCCGGACAGGCCGGTCTTCAGGCACGCCGCGTGGATCATCTGCCCTTCCCTCACCGGACAGTCTACCGGCAGCGCCGACAGCAATGCCACGAAGGTGACCTCGTTCGGCGCCACCACGTCTCGCCTCATGCCGTTCAACAATGCAATGGCGTCCTCGCCATCCATGGAGATCACAGTAGTCCATGAGATGACGTCGCGCTCGTCCATGAACTCGAACAGCTTCCGGGCGCAGCCGGGAGTGCCACACTTGTAGTACATTGCGACGAGCACATTGCCGATGGAGACGTGCCCCTCGATGCCCAGCTTCACCGCAAAGCCGTGGATTTGCCTGCCAAGCTCAAGCCTTCCCTCGCCGCCACACGCCGGGATCACGCTGCAGACGGATATCCGGTCAGGCCGAACGGCGCCGTCCTTCAGCATCCGAAGGAACACCCGGATCACCTCCGCCGGGCAGTCGCCATCTTGGGCGAGTCCGCAAACCAGCGCGTTCCAGGAGACGAGGTCCCGCGCGGGCATCTCCTCGAACACCTTCCGGGCCGCGTTAAGGGATCCTCCCCTGGAGTAGGCCGTGACGAGCGCGTTGCCGACGAACACGTCGGCGGCGAGCCCCGCGCGCGACGCCAGCGCGTGCAGCTGCCGCACGAGGCCGGCTTCCCcccggccggcggcgagcgagAGCGCGACGGTGAACGTGACGGCGTCAGGCCGCACGGCGCCGGACCGCAGCATCCGCGCGGCGAACGCGAGCGCCTCGTCGGAGTCGGGTATCGCGGAGACCATGGTGTTGTAGGAGCTGACATCCCAGGCCCGCGCGGTGGCGAACACCCTGGCGGCCGAGGGGAATGAACCGGCCTTGGCGTAGCCGGCCGCGAGGGAGTTGGTGACGGTGGCGAATGCGTCGAAGCCCGAGGCGACCGCAAGGCCGTGGAGCGCGGGCAGGCAGTCCCGGCAGGAGGACGCGACGGCCGCGGAGAACGCGGTGGGGAAGACCGGAAGGCCGGCGAGGAGTCGCGCGTGTAGGGCGGCGAGAGGCGTGGCGCTCGCGGCCAGCGGGTGGGGAGTTTCGCCGAACGGGTGGTGGGCGGCGAGGGTGGAGAGCGCGTCTAAAAAGTCGCCCGTCGCGCGCGCGGGGCGGCAAGGCAGCCGCCGCAGTGGCATCTAGAGACCAGTCGCCGGCTCGCCGCCCACTTTCTGGCTACACAACACAACCCCAGGGCCCGTCTCGTCTAAATAATTCGTTCCACGGGCCCCTTCCTGCACCCACAAACCTCGTTTTGACCTCGTTCATGGCGTGTGGgttgctgcagcctgcagggtccgacaccgccgccgccgccttgtggccatgcctcct from Phragmites australis chromosome 14, lpPhrAust1.1, whole genome shotgun sequence includes these protein-coding regions:
- the LOC133891729 gene encoding pentatricopeptide repeat-containing protein At4g32430, mitochondrial, with the translated sequence MPLRRLPCRPARATGDFLDALSTLAAHHPFGETPHPLAASATPLAALHARLLAGLPVFPTAFSAAVASSCRDCLPALHGLAVASGFDAFATVTNSLAAGYAKAGSFPSAARVFATARAWDVSSYNTMVSAIPDSDEALAFAARMLRSGAVRPDAVTFTVALSLAAGRGEAGLVRQLHALASRAGLAADVFVGNALVTAYSRGGSLNAARKVFEEMPARDLVSWNALVCGLAQDGDCPAEVIRVFLRMLKDGAVRPDRISVCSVIPACGGEGRLELGRQIHGFAVKLGIEGHVSIGNVLVAMYYKCGTPGCARKLFEFMDERDVISWTTVISMDGEDAIALLNGMRRDVVAPNEVTFVALLSALPVDCPVREGQMIHAACLKTGLSGKAVVANSLITMYSKLQRMDDARMVFNLTPHPEIIAWNALISGYAQNDKCEDALEVFSSMVKCMKPNETTFASVLSAVTTVETVSMAYGQMYHCQTLKLGLGTSEYVSGALIDLYAKRGSLEESRKAFGETVRRSLIAWTAIISANTKHGNYDSVVNLFNDMVRSGVAPDGVVLLSVLTACRYSGFVSLGREIFDSMTAEHGAELWPEHYACVVDMLGRAGRLEEAEELMMQMPSGPSVSALQSLLGACRIHGNTEVGERVAGVLTETEPAESGAYVLLSNIYAEKGDWGGVARVRRQMRERGVKKEVGFSWVDAGSVGDSLHLHRFSSDDTTHPLTEEIFRVAEGLGWGMKFFKNCLQEEMEEGLT